A window of the Tenebrio molitor chromosome 1, icTenMoli1.1, whole genome shotgun sequence genome harbors these coding sequences:
- the LOC138122875 gene encoding uncharacterized protein: protein MPKQKISLREKILQWTSKKDLYEIKSTREMFCKACGKLFICEKKCHLQQHEQTAIHKENIMTPLRQTLLTQNLEESANSTFNMELCNVFLAANIPWHKLQNPAFQNFLTKYCGRKIPDESTLRKNYLPKCYKDTIDRIRNELDPFNIWVSVDETTDALGRYVANCLVGKLSEDEPGKSYLLASKQLERTNHETIARFVNQSLEILWSTRVVAEKFLLFVTDGAPYMIKSGRHLKVFYPKIVHVTCLAHALNLVAEKIRYQYEDVDNLISNVKKIFVKAPLRVEMYKEKLKEMPLPPQPILTRWGTWLQAAMFYSEHFDSIKEVVMSFDGSSAVAIQKAQSIMKKPGIKNQLIYVRSNFKIICESITQLEKNGLPLTDSIKIVENVFTSLKKSPGPVAAVALKKLEDVTEKNPGYKFLLELARIFRGEDVPEHDTKMEEIYYKFAPITSCEVERSFSKYNILVDNRQCFKVENLEQYLVCNVNT, encoded by the exons atgccgaaacaaaaaattagtttacgcgaaaaaatattacagtggacaagcaagaaagatttatatgaaataaaatcaacccgagaaatgttttgtaaagcttgtggtaaactg tttatatgcgaaaaaaaatgtcacttgcaacagcatgagcaaacggccatccataaagagaacattatgacaccgcttcggcaaacgttgctgacacagaacttggaggaatcggcaaatagtacattcaatatggaactttgtaacgtctttttagctgccaatataccatggcacaaactacaaaatcctgcgtttcagaattttctgacaaaatattgtggtagaaaaattccggatgagtctactttacggaaaaattatttaccaaaatgctacaaagat actattgaccgcattcggaatgagctggatccttttaacatatgggtttcagttgacgaaacaacagatgcacttgggcgatatgtggcgaattgtctggttgggaaactttcagaagatgaacctggaaaatcttatcttttggcgtctaaacaattagaaagaacaaatcatgagacaatagctagattcgtaaatcaatctttag aaatcttgtggagtaccagagttgttgctgaaaagtttcttttgtttgtaacggatggagcaccatatatgataaaatctggtagacaccttaaggtgttttatccaaaaattgtgcatgtcacatgcttagcgcatgctttaaatctagtggctgaaaaaattcgctatcaatatgaagatgtggataatttaatttcgaacgtgaaaaaaattttcgttaaggcacctttgagagttgaaatgtacaaagaaaaactaaaagaaatgccactgcctccacagccaattttaacacgatggggaacatggcttcaggctgctatgttttacagcgaacactttgattccattaaagaa gttgtcatgtcctttgatggaagttctgctgttgctattcaaaaagcacagtctataatgaagaaacccggaataaaaaaccaattaatttatgttcgcagtaattttaaaataatctgcgaaagtattactcaattggaaaaaaatgggttacctttaaccgattcaatcaaaattgttgaaaacgtatttacctccctaaaaaaatctccaggccctgtagcagcagtagcattaaaaaaacttgaagatgttactgaaaaaaatcctggatacaaatttcttctagaattggcaagaatttttagaggtgaagatgtgccggaacatgacaccaaaatggaagaaatttattacaaatttgcgcccattacctcttgcgaggtagaaagaagtttttcaaaatataacattttggtggataaccgacaatgttttaaagtagaaaatttagagcaatatcttgtatgcaatgtaaatacgtaa